DNA from Malus sylvestris chromosome 11, drMalSylv7.2, whole genome shotgun sequence:
CTGTTCTTGTATTTTTCAATTCCATATTTATAAAATTCCTGAAGAACTGCAGTCAcgatataaaattaaaatcaggTTATATACGTTTTTACAGcaaatacaaaataataatagtaataataatgtTATGTCATACTCTGTTTTGGAGTGCTATAGAGCTTAAGCCAGCCGTCTTCGTCAAACAAGACCATGTTCGAAgtctttattttctttccaaGTTTGAACTTTTTTTCCAAACCCTCTTGCTCGGCTTCCCTAAGTTGTTTACCAGACAGCTTGACACGGATGTCTATTGGACTCGTATCATCTCCGTATTTTTTGTACCCCTGGAGCATGTATTACTGTTTTAttagaaattgaaaataatcataaaatgacaaaccaaaatttgatgttAACTTTTGTACAGGAAAATTTTACCTTAATGAAAGGATCTTTGGCCTCTGCGTTGTGTTCGGCCACTGAATTAAGAAATTTCAAATACTTGTCCGTCCACTTATGGATTGGCAACTCTGTAATCTTTAACATTCCGTTGCTTTCTTGTATGCACCCGTAAGAGGTGTAGTCGCGGTCACCCGATTGGCTACCCTCAATCCTTCCACGAAAACCTTTATACCACGGGCACATTTCCACCGGCAGTTTTTCCATGTTCCCTTCGTAGGCAATTAAATGCATCATGTTCTTGATGATGTGTATTGGGTGGTAATTGGGGACATTGGTACTCCACCCAACTCCAATTCCTTCACAACCATTCACAAGGACCATGGGTATTATTGGAAAATACCTACATggcaaacaaaaaaatcatccCAAAGAAAACAATTTCAATAATTTACCACCAAAACTTTTAAAGAAGGAAAGAAGAGTAATGTTAGTAAAAATATTGAAACAACCTACGTACCTTCCAATTTTAACTTCTTCTTTGCCTCGTTCATCTGAGCTTTCATCATCAAGGAAAATCAATCTTGTAATACGAGAAAGCTCAATATGTAGATAACGAGGTGC
Protein-coding regions in this window:
- the LOC126588977 gene encoding DNA topoisomerase 2-like; amino-acid sequence: MVLVNGCEGIGVGWSTNVPNYHPIHIIKNMMHLIAYEGNMEKLPVEMCPWYKGFRGRIEGSQSGDRDYTSYGCIQESNGMLKITELPIHKWTDKYLKFLNSVAEHNAEAKDPFIKGYKKYGDDTSPIDIRVKLSGKQLREAEQEGLEKKFKLGKKIKTSNMVLFDEDGWLKLYSTPKQILQEFYKYGIEKYKNRLTNLQEKHAEKALKARTELDFVKRYRQGNIILSKDNMQKKDDLVKYIKHQGFEANPEYLASLKLVSLTEESEKALEKELEKAEEELKKVKNKAAATSWLEDLQVLENELLKDKLFQLTA